The bacterium DNA segment TGCACAAAACAGTTATTCACAACGCTACTCCTCAGATTATGGGTATGATACGAAAGATAAAGCATCTCGTAACCTACGAGATAATCGAGGAGGAAAACAATGCTTCGGATAAATAATCTTAAACCGCCAAAAGGTGCCACCAAGAAGCGCAAACGAGTAGGTCGCGGCGAAAGCTCCGGTCACGGGAAAACATCCGGACGCGGGCATAAAGGTGCACTCTCAAGAAGCGGCACAAAAAGATACCCTTGGTTCGAGGGCGGACAAATGCCCATTTCAAGAAGGCTTCCCAAAAAAGGGTTCTCAAACAAGCCTTTCGAAACGAGATACAACATTATAAATATACGCTGTCTGTCGAGGTTTGAGGAAGGAACGGTGGTAACACCCGAACTACTCAGGGAAACGAAACTGGTCAGGCGGAAAGGCCCGATAAAACTCCTCGGCGACGGCGAGATAAGAATACCACTTACAGTGAAACTTCATAAGGCATCAAAGAGCGCTATAGAAAAGATAGAGGCAGCGGGTGGAAAGTTTGAGGAGATAAAATGAAAAGGTTCTTCGAAACCCTCGCTAACATCTGGAAGATACCCGACCTCAAGCGAAAGATACTTTTCACTCTTTTTATTTTTGTTATCTACCGCCTTGGTGGTCACATTCCGCTTCCCGGCGTAAGCATAAAGACATTAGCCTCGATGCACGGCACGGCAGGTGGAGGACTGATGAGTCTCTACGACCTTTTCGTGGGCGGCGCGCTTAGAAGAGCAGCAATATTCGCAACAGGAATAATGCCATACATAACGGCATCCATCATCCTGCAGCTTCTCGGCGCAGTAATACCATACTTCCAGCAGCTTCAGCGAATGGGCGAAGAGGGAAGAAGGAAGATAAACCAATACACCCGCTATGGTGCTTTGCTTATCGCCGCAATGCAGGGATGGGGCATACTCGTTTATCTTCACAAAAACTTTTCCCCTGCTATTCATCTTTCACCAACCTCTTTCATGATTCTCGGCGTTATTTCGCTAACCACGGGTGCTGCGATAATAATGTGGCTCGGAGAGCTAATAACAGAACGCGGGATAGGAAACGGAATGTCACTTTTAATACTTGTCGGAATAGTAGCTCGAATTCCCAATGCGATGATAGTTGAGATTCAAAACCTTATTTATCACGGCGCCGGCGGTGGAAGAAGCATATTCGAAGAGCTTGTGATAATAGCTGCCATAGTGGTTTTCACCGTTCTTGCCATTCTTCTTACTCAGGGCACGAGGAACATTCCGGTTCAGTATGCGAGGCGCGTGGTCGGAAGAAAAGTATACGGCGGTCAGAGTGCGAATCTGCCAATAAAAATAAATGCTGCCGGTGTTATACCCATAATTTTCGCGCAGGCTGTGATGTTTCTTCCGCAGACTCTGGCAAGAATTCTACCCGAGGGTTCACTATCCATGGCTTTGAGCCACATGTTTAACTACTCAAGCTTCATTTATAATTTAATTTACGGTGCACTAATAGTATTCTTCGCTTACTTCTATACAGCAGTGATATTCAATCCCGTTGATGTTGCGGATAACCTACGGAAATACGGCGGTTTCATTCCAGGGCGGCGACCAGGACCACAAACGAGCCAATACATAGACCGCGTTCTCACGAGGGTAACGCTTCCGGGCGCGATAGGACTCGCTCTTATAGCGATACTTCCCGTGTTCCTTATAAGAACCACAGGCTTCGCATTCTGGTTCGGCGGGACGAGCCTTCTTATTATAGTCGGCGTGGTGCTCGATACACTTCAGCAAATAGAAACGCACCTTCTGATGCGCCATTACGAGGGCTTCATGAAAGCAGGACGCATAAGGGGGAGGCGATAAGTATTTTTAACGGCTGCCGCAATCAGGCAGATTCCTGATAAATCACATTGTCTTTATTTAAATGTTTGACAGTTTTTTATTTGCGCTTAAAACTATAAGCGGAGTAAGCTATGAACATAGTGTTTTTGGGTCCACCGGGTGCTGGAAAAGGAACATACGCTAATATATTGTCAAATATGCTAAAGTTGCCTGTTATCGCCACGGGCGACCTTTTCAGAGCGGAGGTAGAACGCGGAACTGAACTGGGCAAGAAGGTCGAACACTATGTTAAAACTGGAGAGCTTGTGCCCGATGATATAGTAATAAAGCTCATTGAAAACATTATTGACTCCGAAGAAGCTAAAGGAGGCGTTATATTCGACGGTTTCCCTCGTACCGTGGCTCAGGCAAAAAAACTTGACGAACTCCTTGCGCAACGCGGCAAAGGGATTGACCTCGTTATAGAACTTTCTGTGCCTGATAATGTTATAGTACGAAGACTTAGCAGCAGGCGAATATGCCCCAAGTGCGGGCGGATATATAACCTGATAAGCAATCCACCGAAGGACGATGAAAAGTGCG contains these protein-coding regions:
- the rpmD gene encoding 50S ribosomal protein L30: MKKVKITQIKSGIGYDKTQKATLKSLRLGKLHKTVIHNATPQIMGMIRKIKHLVTYEIIEEENNASDK
- the secY gene encoding preprotein translocase subunit SecY, with product MKRFFETLANIWKIPDLKRKILFTLFIFVIYRLGGHIPLPGVSIKTLASMHGTAGGGLMSLYDLFVGGALRRAAIFATGIMPYITASIILQLLGAVIPYFQQLQRMGEEGRRKINQYTRYGALLIAAMQGWGILVYLHKNFSPAIHLSPTSFMILGVISLTTGAAIIMWLGELITERGIGNGMSLLILVGIVARIPNAMIVEIQNLIYHGAGGGRSIFEELVIIAAIVVFTVLAILLTQGTRNIPVQYARRVVGRKVYGGQSANLPIKINAAGVIPIIFAQAVMFLPQTLARILPEGSLSMALSHMFNYSSFIYNLIYGALIVFFAYFYTAVIFNPVDVADNLRKYGGFIPGRRPGPQTSQYIDRVLTRVTLPGAIGLALIAILPVFLIRTTGFAFWFGGTSLLIIVGVVLDTLQQIETHLLMRHYEGFMKAGRIRGRR
- the rplO gene encoding 50S ribosomal protein L15; this translates as MLRINNLKPPKGATKKRKRVGRGESSGHGKTSGRGHKGALSRSGTKRYPWFEGGQMPISRRLPKKGFSNKPFETRYNIINIRCLSRFEEGTVVTPELLRETKLVRRKGPIKLLGDGEIRIPLTVKLHKASKSAIEKIEAAGGKFEEIK
- a CDS encoding adenylate kinase; this encodes MNIVFLGPPGAGKGTYANILSNMLKLPVIATGDLFRAEVERGTELGKKVEHYVKTGELVPDDIVIKLIENIIDSEEAKGGVIFDGFPRTVAQAKKLDELLAQRGKGIDLVIELSVPDNVIVRRLSSRRICPKCGRIYNLISNPPKDDEKCDFDGEKLIQRDDDKPETIRKRLKVYYERSAPLVSYYKSGKASKYLIIDTSRSVEDGYINMVTALKEFGIWTRTR